The following are from one region of the Odontesthes bonariensis isolate fOdoBon6 chromosome 16, fOdoBon6.hap1, whole genome shotgun sequence genome:
- the LOC142401375 gene encoding uncharacterized protein LOC142401375, which produces MFLFLNSMKGGAERKTVDESEEGSPDSEEVEQIDLQGDREESEREAEGEQAGNEEENDQEAAAPLSDLGDKDTGPRQVKLNSYPQDSFGAQKRAFNHSWFAKYHWLEYSVSRNAVFCFPCRVFGKNIKHDALVSSGCRHWKKALAVFRKHDLAQSHKDSVVAWRGYQATTQQGDVVQMMMSAEANEIAARREYLKRIIAVTSMLGAQGLPFRGDDESVESTNRGNFLACMGLLRKFDPFLQNHIPPSNSTYISPVSQNEMIECCAQEVTNVIVSEITRSKMYAIMADEARDGQSEQLAVCVRYVSEGEVKEHFLALAELMSFDAQSIADKLQEQLQTNGIADVKCVAQTYDGAAVMSGPTGVVQTLLSITEGLHKLLQKETLDLAEALIGKDAVCDTLKDGTVTATTPQDVLAVHNLFSADMFPSLKEVLQVALTVPVSSCSCERSFSALRRLHTWLRKTMGQKRLHNLAVMAIENGIVSQVNDGKIIDRFATKRQRRHSLIIPPTK; this is translated from the exons atgtttttgtttttgaactCCATGAAGGGTGGGGCAGAAAGAAAGACTGTGGACGAGAGTGAGGAAGGGAGTCCAGATTCAGAGGAGGTCGAGCAAATAGATCTGCAGGGAGACAGAGAGGAATCTGAGAGAGAGGCAGAAGGTGAACAAGCAGGCAACGAGGAAGAAAATGATCAAGAAGCTGCTGCTCCCCTTTCTGATTTAGGTGATAAAGACACAGGTCCCAGACAGGTGAAGCTGAATAGCTATCCACAGGACAGCTTTGGTGCACAGAAAAGGGCATTTAACCACAGCTGGTTTGCTAAGTACCATTGGTTAGAGTATTCAGTTAGCCGGAATGCTGTATTCTGCTTCCCATGTAGAGTGTTTGgaaaaaacattaaacatgACGCTTTGGTTAGCAGTGGTTGCAGACATTGGAAAAAAGCTTTGGCCGTCTTCAGGAAACATGACTTGGCACAGTCCCATAAGGACAGTGTTGTTGCATGGAGGGGGTACCAGGCAACTACCCAGCAGGGAGATGTGGTGCAAATGATGATGTCTGCAGAGGCAAATGAGATAGCAGCTAGAAGGGAGTATCTGAAGAGAATTATTGCTGTCACCTCAATGTTAGGGGCCCAGGGACTACCCTTTCGTGGGGATGATGAAAGTGTTGAGAGCACAAACAGAGGCAACTTTCTGGCTTGCATGGGTCTTCTTAGGAAGTTTGATCCATTCTTGCAAAACCATATTCCTCCATCAAATTCCACATACATCTCACCAGTCTCTCAGAATGAGATGATTGAGTGTTGTGCTCAGGAAGTGACAAATGTCATTGTGTCTGAGATCACACGCTCTAAAATGTATGCCATCATGGCGGATGAGGCAAGAGATGGTCAGTCAGAGCAGCTGGCTGTTTGTGTTAGATATGTGTCAGAGGGGGAGGTAAAGGAGCATTTTCTGGCACTTGCAGAGCTGATGTCATTTGATGCACAGTCTATTGCAGACAAGCTACAAGAGCAGCTCCAAACCAATGGCATTGCTGATGTGAAGTGTGTGGCGCAGACATATGACGGTGCCGCCGTCATGAGTGGACCCACGGGAGTCGTGCAG ACACTTCTGTCCATCACTGAAGGCCTCCACAAACTCCTTCAGAAGGAGACATTAGACCTGGCTGAAGCACTGATTGGAAAAGATGCTGTGTGCGACACTCTTAAAG acggcactgtgactgctacaacaCCCCAAGATGTGCTAGCTGTCCACAATCTCTTCAGCGCAGACATGTTCCCCTCACTGAAAGAAGTCCTCCAAGTTGCTCTGACTGTGCCTGTAAGTAGCTGCTCATGTGAGAGGTCCTTTAGTGCTCTGCGCCGACTGCACACTTGGCTGCGTAAAACAATGGGGCAAAAAAGGCTTCATAACCTTGCAGTCATGGCCATTGAAAATGGCATAGTCAGTCAGGTCAATGACGGCAAAATAATTGACCGTTTTGCCACTAAGAGACAGAGAAGACACTCGTTGATTATTCCTCCAACAaagtaa